One Setaria viridis chromosome 5, Setaria_viridis_v4.0, whole genome shotgun sequence genomic region harbors:
- the LOC117857924 gene encoding leucine-rich repeat extensin-like protein 4, which translates to MTPPPKTLPLLLLFLLIAPHLLASASAAFVSRGLSASDAARIRRRQLLQYSSGGDHGHDDVAAVDPSYSFPNPRLRDAYVALQAWRRAILSDPHNVTGTWHGPDVCAYAGIFCAPSPTDPHLTVVASVDLNHADLAGHLPEELGLLTDLAVLHLNSNRFCGLVPRSFDKLCALHELDLSNNRLVGPFPDVVLRMPGLRYLDLRYNDFEGPVPPELFDRQLDAIFLNSNRFRFRIPDNVGNSPASVLVLANNDFGGCLPASVANMSGTLDQIILMNTGLKSCIPPEIGALKGLTVLDLSFNKLMGAIPGELAGLRSVEQLDLGHNRLVGDVPEGICHLPRLQNFTYSYNFITGEPPVCRHVDHVVDRRNCIPDRPDQRSPEQCSFFKNHHVNCDAFRCKKFVPPSPPPPPPSPPPPSPPPPSPSPPPPSPPPPSPPPPSPSPPPPSPPPPSPPPPSPSPPPPSPPPPSPPPPSPSPPPPSPPPPSPVYYSSPPPPYYEVSPEDRYLSPPPPPAYTEVPPPPYYEVSPEDRYLSPPPPAHHESPPPPPPVHHDPPPPPYYEVSPEDRYLSPPPPPASVPKYDYSSPPPPSSPPYSEVSPEERYPSPPPPPRELPKLPVYDYSSPPPPAAGWTP; encoded by the coding sequence ATGACGCCACCGCCCAAGaccctcccgctcctcctcctcttcctcctcatcgcgCCGcacctcctcgcctccgcctcggcggcgTTCGTCAGCCGCGGCCTCAGCGCGTCCGACGCCGCCCGCATCCGGCGCCGCCAGCTCCTCCAGTACAGCTCCGGCGGCGACCATGGCCACGACGACGTGGCCGCCGTCGACCCGTCCTACTCCTTCCCGAACCCGCGCCTCCGCGACGCGTACGTCGCGCTCCAGGCGTGGCGGCGCGCCATCCTCTCCGACCCGCACAACGTGACGGGAACCTGGCACGGGCCCGACGTGTGCGCCTACGCCGGCATCTTCTGCGCGCCGTCCCCCACCGACCCGCACCTCACCGTCGTCGCCTCCGTCGACCTCAACCACGCCGacctcgccggccacctccccgaGGAGCTCGGCCTGCTGACCGACCTCGCCGTGCTTCACCTCAACTCCAACCGCTTCTGCGGCCTCGTGCCCCGATCCTTCGACAAGCTCTGCGCGCTCCACGAGCTCGACCTCAGCAACAACCGCCTCGTGGGGCCGTTCCCCGACGTCGTGCTCCGGATGCCGGGGCTCAGGTATCTCGACCTCCGCTACAACGACTTCGAGGGCCCCGTGCCGCCAGAGCTCTTCGACCGCCAGCTCGACGCCATCTTCCTCAACTCCAACCGATTCCGCTTCCGGATCCCCGACAACGTCGGTAACTCGCCGGCGTCCGTGCTCGTGCTCGCCAACAACGACTTCGGCGGGTGCCTGCCGGCGTCCGTCGCCAACATGTCCGGCACGCTCGACCAGATCATCCTCATGAACACCGGGCTCAAGTCATGCATCCCGCCGGAGATCGGCGCGCTCAAGGGGCTCACCGTGCTCGACCTCAGCTTCAACAAGCTCATGGGCGCCAtccccggcgagctcgccgggcTCCGGAGCGTCGAGCAGCTCGACCTCGGCCACAACCGCCTCGTCGGGGACGTGCCGGAGGGGATCTgccacctgccgcgcctccagAACTTCACCTACTCGTACAACTTCATCACCGGCGAGCCGCCCGTCTGCCGGCACGTCGATCACGTCGTCGACCGCCGGAACTGCATCCCCGACCGCCCCGACCAGAGGTCGCCGGAGCAATGCAGCTTCTTCAAGAACCACCACGTCAACTGCGACGCGTTCAGGTGCAAGAAGTTCGTGCCACcgtcgccacctccgccgccgccgtctcctcctccaccgtcgcctccgccgccatcacCATCGCCTCCCCCGCCATCGCCTCCTCCACCATCTCCCCCGCCACCTTCCccttctccaccaccaccttcacctcctccgccgtctcctccacctccatcaccatcacctcctcctccttctcccccgCCACCATCCCCTCCACCACCATCGCCATCACCGCCACCTCCTTCCCCTCCACCGCCATCTCCAGTCTACTActcctcaccgccgccaccctacTACGAGGTGTCACCGGAGGACCGGTACctctcgccaccgccgcctccagcctACACCGAGGTCCCACCGCCGCCATACTACGAGGTATCACCGGAGGACCGCTACCTCTCGCCACCACCTCCAGCCCACCACgagtcgccaccaccgccacctccagtCCACCAcgatccgccaccgccgccctacTACGAGGTGTCGCCGGAGGACCGGTacctctcgccgccgccaccaccggccagcGTCCCCAAGTACGACTactcgtcgccgccaccgccttcctCCCCGCCGTACTCGGAGGTGTCGCCCGAGGAGCGGTACCCGtcacccccgccgccaccacgggaGCTGCCCAAGCTGCCGGTGTACGACTACtcgtccccgcccccgccggcggccgggtggACGCCGTGA